A DNA window from Streptomyces sp. B21-083 contains the following coding sequences:
- a CDS encoding ABC transporter permease: MVAIARILARRIILLVPLMLGIVMFVFLVMRFSDVDPASAFFQGANPTPQQLHDFREQNGLLDPFVVRYFHFIGDLLHGDMGISALTRAPVLDQIATALPLTLQLTFLGLGIAVVLSLLGGVTAAIYRDRLPDQIIRVVSLTGVAAPGFWLALLMIQYLAVDLGWFPTGGYINPADSFTGWLKTMTLPALALSLPVAAQLTRIVRTAVVEELDKDYVRTAIGSGLPPRVVVGRNVLRNALINPLTVLGLRVGYLLGGAVVIETIFSLPGMGKLMIDAVKNGDPAVVQGVVLTTATGFVVVNLVIDILYLLVNPRLRDAA; encoded by the coding sequence GTGGTCGCCATCGCCAGGATCCTGGCCCGCAGGATCATTCTGCTCGTCCCGCTGATGCTCGGCATCGTCATGTTCGTGTTCCTCGTCATGCGGTTCTCGGACGTCGACCCGGCCTCCGCGTTCTTCCAGGGCGCAAACCCGACCCCGCAGCAACTGCACGACTTCCGTGAACAGAACGGCCTGCTCGATCCGTTCGTCGTCCGCTACTTCCACTTCATCGGTGACCTGCTCCACGGCGACATGGGCATCAGCGCGCTCACCCGCGCGCCGGTGCTCGACCAGATCGCCACCGCACTGCCACTGACCCTCCAACTCACCTTCCTGGGCCTGGGTATCGCGGTGGTCCTGTCCCTGCTGGGCGGGGTCACCGCGGCCATCTACCGGGACCGTCTCCCCGACCAGATCATCCGCGTCGTGTCGCTGACGGGCGTCGCGGCGCCGGGCTTCTGGCTGGCCCTGCTGATGATCCAGTACCTGGCCGTCGACCTGGGCTGGTTCCCGACCGGCGGCTACATCAACCCGGCCGACTCCTTCACCGGCTGGCTGAAGACGATGACTCTCCCGGCCCTCGCCCTCTCCCTCCCGGTCGCCGCGCAGCTCACGCGCATCGTCCGTACGGCGGTGGTCGAGGAGTTGGACAAGGACTACGTCCGCACGGCGATCGGCAGCGGCCTGCCACCGAGGGTGGTGGTGGGCCGCAACGTGCTGCGCAACGCGCTCATCAACCCGCTCACGGTGCTGGGCCTGCGCGTCGGTTACCTGCTCGGCGGCGCGGTCGTCATCGAGACGATCTTCTCGCTGCCGGGGATGGGCAAGCTGATGATCGACGCCGTGAAGAACGGCGACCCGGCGGTCGTCCAGGGAGTGGTCCTGACGACGGCGACCGGATTCGTGGTCGTGAACCTCGTCATCGACATCCTTTATCTACTGGTCAACCCGCGACTGAGGGATGCGGCCTGA